A single window of Coffea eugenioides isolate CCC68of chromosome 7, Ceug_1.0, whole genome shotgun sequence DNA harbors:
- the LOC113778780 gene encoding NAC domain-containing protein 104-like: protein MGDSRIILPPGFHFHPTDEELIGYFLHRKVTNLPCNPSIIPELDLCSTDPWELNEKALMSQNQWYFFSQVIQGRATEKGHWEELDMDEDIVTSAGKKLGIKKYWVFCIDQVQKRIQTNWVMEEYHLFKRHVKKGRNGQKDLSEWVLCRVHHANADSQGIYSVQAGNDDEVELSLLDEVFLSMEDNDDAMSFPKLQ from the exons ATGGGAGATAGCAGAATAATCCTTCCTCCTGGTTTTCATTTCCATCCAACCGATGAAGAACTTATTGGTTACTTCCTCCACCGAAAGGTCACCAATTTACCATGCAATCCTAGCATCATTCCTGAGCTTGATCTTTGTTCAACTGATCCATGGGAGCTCAATG AGAAAGCTTTGATGAGCCAAAATCAATGGTATTTCTTCAGCCAAGTGATCCAAGGGCGAGCTACTGAAAAAGGGCACTGGGAAGAACTAGACATGGATGAAGATATAGTCACAAGTGCTGGCAAAAAATTGGGAATCAAGAAATATTGGGTGTTCTGCATTGATCAAGTTCAGAAAAGGATCCAGACTAATTGGGTGATGGAAGAATACCATTTGTTCAAAAGGCATGTCAAAAAAGGGAGAAATGGACAGAAA GATCTCAGTGAATGGGTGCTGTGTCGAGTTCACCATGCAAACGCAGATTCTCAAGGTATTTACAGTGTCCAAGCAGGCAATGATGATGAAGTTGAGCTCTCACTTTTGGACGAGGTATTTCTCTCAATGGAGGATAATGATGATGCAATGAGCTTTCCCAAACTGCAGTAG
- the LOC113778630 gene encoding probable S-adenosylmethionine-dependent methyltransferase At5g37990, whose product MNGGNGPQSYAQNSSYQRGAVDAAKELIKEEIDKELDVKQLSSTSVHPFRIADFGCSTGPNTFVAMKAIREALEEKLRKEGLASEVPEFQVFFNDHISNDFNTLFASLPPERHYLAAGVPGDFHKVLLPKASLHFAHSSCTLNWLSDVPNEVTDNMSPAWNKGKIHHGGAKKELLEVYASQFAKDLESFLNARAHELVDGGLMALVIPTVPDAIRESQTTIVPEKGYEVLGSCLMDLAKKGLVDELKVDTFNIPLYYASLNEIKTLMKANEHLNVQRMEILSIPGKHEFLSNPCGIALHHRAVLEGLLEKQFGSDIMDELFELFTQKLAESSSLFNPENQDVVLIFVLLKRKMRT is encoded by the exons ATGAATGGAGGAAATGGACCTCAAAGCTATGCCCAAAACTCATCCTATCAG AGAGGAGCAGTAGACGCTGCAAAAGAACTTATCAAAGAAGAGATTGACAAAGAACTTGATGTCAAGCAACTTTCTTCAACCTCTGTGCATCCATTTCGAATAGCAGATTTTGGCTGTTCTACAGGACCAAATACATTTGTGGCCATGAAAGCGATAAGAGAAGCCCTGGAGGAAAAACTCAGAAAAGAGGGACTAGCATCTGAAGTCCCTGAGTTTCAAGTCTTTTTTAATGACCATATATCTAATGATTTCAACACACTTTTTGCTTCACTTCCACCAGAGAGACACTACCTTGCAGCTGGAGTGCCTGGTGATTTCCACAAGGTTTTGCTCCCAAAGGCATCCCTTCATTTTGCTCACTCGTCGTGCACGCTTAACTGGCTTTCAGATGTGCCAAATGAGGTTACAGACAACATGTCCCCTGCATGGAACAAAGGAAAGATTCACCACGGAGGGGCCAAAAAGGAACTTCTTGAGGTTTATGCATCTCAATTTGCCAAGGACCTGGAGTCATTTCTGAATGCAAGGGCACACGAGCTCGTCGATGGAGGGTTGATGGCCCTTGTTATTCCTACTGTCCCTGATGCCATCCGTGAATCTCAGACAACTATCGTCCCAGAGAAAGGATATGAAGTTCTAGGATCTTGTCTCATGGACTTGGCTAAGAAG GGACTGGTTGATGAATTGAAAGTGGATACGTTCAACATACCACTATATTACGCATCTCTTAATGAGATAAAGACCCTGATGAAGGCAAATGAACATCTAAATGTTCAGAGAATGGAGATATTAAGCATTCCAGGAAAGCATGAGTTTTTGTCCAACCCTTGTGGAATTGCTTTGCACCACAGAGCTGTCTTAGAGGGACTTCTAGAGAAACAATTTGGAAGTGATATCATGGATGAATTGTTTGAACTGTTTACGCAGAAACTCGCAGAGTCTTCCTCTCTCTTTAACCCTGAGAATCAGGATGTGGTTCTTATTTTTGTCCTCCTGAAGCGAAAAATGAGAACATGA